The proteins below are encoded in one region of bacterium:
- a CDS encoding sigma 54-interacting transcriptional regulator has protein sequence MEPKLVALTGPLKGETFPAVDKMTIGRDASNTVHISDVAVSRQHCVVNQGKLFDLDSLNGTFVNGVPIKERILQHGDRIDVGSSQFLFLVNGEAAQDSVELLLGEEKLAPSTIFLKKEEFESHALWKFSSEIHLLRKTSDVQRRFMELVFEAIPAQRGAILFAEKSVEDYSSIFAWDKTSEHRSKVRISRTIGNLVLSKGESVLSNDVLQSFAEAKSLADSGARSVLAAPLSLRESVQGLVYLEAPVTPAFTEEHLRLLSAMAAIASIAFENLQHVEWLVEENRKLRNEEEGSHGILGESPKIQGVLQFINKVGPTDSTVLILGESGTGKELVARALHEKSPRANKPFVAINCAALTEPLLESELFGHEKGAFTGAIAQKKGKFEVADGGTLFLDEVSELTPPLQAKLLRVLQERQLERVGGTQPIRVNIRVLAATNKDLKDAIQEGKFRDDLYYRLNVLSIQLPALRERAADIPLLATYFASQFGLKFQKRIIGISPEARARLMNYDWPGNVRELQNAIEHAVVLGNADHILPEDLPESLLESKSAGDLSRYHEGVQEIKKKLILQAMENAQGNFTEAAKLLGVHPNYLHRLIRNLDLRHLIKKV, from the coding sequence ATGGAACCAAAACTTGTGGCTTTGACCGGCCCTTTAAAAGGGGAAACATTCCCAGCCGTTGACAAGATGACAATAGGACGGGACGCCTCGAACACCGTGCACATCAGCGATGTTGCGGTTTCGCGACAGCATTGCGTGGTCAATCAGGGCAAACTTTTCGATCTGGATAGCCTCAATGGAACGTTCGTAAATGGAGTTCCAATTAAAGAAAGAATCCTGCAACACGGTGACCGGATCGACGTTGGCAGCTCTCAATTCCTGTTTCTTGTGAACGGTGAAGCAGCTCAGGATTCCGTCGAATTGCTTTTAGGGGAAGAGAAACTCGCACCGTCCACCATTTTTTTGAAGAAGGAGGAATTTGAATCTCACGCGCTGTGGAAATTCAGCTCTGAAATTCACCTTCTTCGTAAAACAAGCGATGTGCAGCGCAGATTTATGGAACTGGTATTTGAAGCAATTCCGGCGCAAAGAGGAGCGATCCTGTTTGCGGAAAAATCGGTGGAAGACTACTCTTCGATTTTCGCATGGGACAAGACTTCGGAACATCGTTCGAAGGTCCGGATCAGCCGCACAATCGGCAATCTTGTTTTGAGCAAAGGCGAATCGGTTCTTTCGAACGATGTACTTCAAAGCTTTGCTGAGGCCAAGAGCCTGGCTGATTCGGGGGCGCGATCGGTCCTTGCTGCGCCTCTGTCATTGCGCGAGAGCGTGCAAGGGTTGGTCTATCTGGAGGCTCCTGTAACACCAGCTTTCACTGAAGAACATTTGCGATTGCTTTCCGCCATGGCGGCCATTGCTTCCATCGCCTTTGAAAACCTGCAACATGTCGAGTGGCTGGTGGAGGAAAACCGGAAGCTGCGGAACGAGGAAGAAGGATCCCATGGAATCCTGGGGGAGAGTCCGAAGATTCAGGGCGTCCTTCAGTTCATCAACAAAGTGGGACCAACCGACTCCACTGTGTTAATTCTAGGAGAAAGCGGCACGGGCAAAGAGCTCGTCGCCCGCGCGCTTCATGAGAAGAGTCCGCGCGCAAACAAGCCTTTTGTAGCGATCAATTGCGCAGCGCTTACAGAGCCATTACTTGAAAGTGAATTATTTGGTCACGAAAAAGGCGCATTCACAGGCGCCATTGCTCAAAAGAAAGGAAAATTCGAAGTGGCGGACGGTGGAACTCTGTTTCTGGATGAAGTATCGGAGTTGACTCCCCCGCTGCAGGCGAAACTACTTCGCGTCCTTCAGGAACGGCAACTTGAGCGGGTTGGCGGCACGCAGCCGATTCGAGTGAACATTCGTGTTCTCGCGGCAACCAATAAAGATCTGAAAGACGCGATTCAGGAAGGAAAATTCCGTGACGACCTCTACTACCGATTGAATGTACTTTCGATTCAACTCCCGGCTCTACGAGAACGCGCGGCGGACATCCCTTTGCTCGCAACCTATTTTGCTTCACAATTCGGACTCAAATTTCAGAAAAGAATCATTGGGATTTCGCCTGAAGCGCGCGCTCGCCTCATGAATTACGATTGGCCTGGAAACGTTCGCGAGCTTCAGAATGCAATTGAACATGCCGTGGTGCTGGGAAATGCCGACCACATCCTTCCGGAAGACCTGCCTGAATCGTTACTCGAATCCAAAAGCGCGGGAGATCTTTCCCGCTATCATGAAGGTGTTCAAGAAATCAAAAAGAAGCTCATTCTACAA